Within the Apostichopus japonicus isolate 1M-3 chromosome 6, ASM3797524v1, whole genome shotgun sequence genome, the region GAATTACCCAATggtggggcttattcgcagggcagccctgcgaatagccagacacatacacctttttcgcagggcagccctgcgaatagctgGACACAAACatcttattcgcagggcagccctgcgaatagccggacactagtatcttattcacagggcagccctgcgaacaGCCggacacagacaccttatttgcagggctgccctgcgaacaGCCAGaaacatacaccttattcacagggcagccttagactgggttaatgggctcagtaacttttggggctattcgagtttgcttttgaGCACCAGCTGGCTTtttgagagtcttaattgggagcTCCTATATTTGgggaatttattggcctttgggattcctatcttaatgctgttaTGATTGGTTTTGGGCGCCTAGGGCCgtaagattgaaccagtctagcattagtaccgccaacagaagaaaatgttatccctcattttcaccttttgtttttgcagagtgactgctcatttgcatgtaaaggtgtgggggggggggagtgtcacacccttgaccatattggctttcaggcaatgtcggcttttggggaatcccaagataagctcccttaaaataagcttttaaaattgaactgctggggttccaaaaattagcttatgaagtggctaagactatttgagcccaaaaggttggctttttcaaggcccctaaactgactggtatcaatagcaaaaccGGCCTTCCAAGCCCCTCAAATAAGGATTAAGTAGCTACCTATATTTGACGTTATGGGGCCATAAAGATTGGCATAATTGAGGACCCCAAAATTGACTTTTCAGAAGCCCTTTTTGCATCTCATAAATCTGGGAACTTGCAAAAGATTCAATCTCATGATTTGGGGCCAACTGTTCTATCCTTTCATATCCTTAATCACTGCCTACACCTAACTTTAGCAAGACTAGGCAGTGGCTAACCGTTGGTCAGTCCATTTAGCCTAGCCTAACAGTAACGCTTATGACATGTAttttaggctatatatagcctacctacGTTAGAACTTACGTACAGACTTAGGCCTGGGGCCTAGGCACCTAGGGCTGAATCGtaaatttaatgttaaaattaatGTGTTTAATGTGTCAAAAACCATATTTTGCTAATAATTCATGACATTTAAAATGTAGCATCTGTAACATGTAAAATGTAGATTCTGATTTTGTAAGCCTGAAACTGAAAGACATGAAAGAACTTCGGGTTTGCGCGCCGAGGTCAAATGAATGACGTCACATCAAAAATGATGTCATCGAAAGCCAATAATATACCTATTTCcaaaatcgtcacagccctgcaaataaggtgtctgtgtacgttattcgccgggctgcgaataatcacttcgttaccCAATATCCACCACGTTTTGCTCACTTTTCTGAGTTATTTAGCAAGAGGATCCTTTTGactagtttttgtttgtttgtacatGTTTGTCTGTAAATACTGTAGGATCTACATAAAAAAGCTTCTGTAATTTCATTGAATGCTTAGTTTAGGCCAGGACAATTATGTGCCTTCTGTAAAACAAACCTAAGATGACAAACCCCTATGTGAGGAACTTGTTTATGATACTGTACCAAAGTTTCCCCAAACATCAAAAATGAAATGCTATTAATAGTGAAATTGCCCTAATTCCTTGTCAGAGAAATCAGTTGCATATTCAGATTAATAATCAACttgaattattttctttctctacAGGAAGAGAACAACAAAAGTTCGAGCATTTCATATAAGTTATGACAAAATCAACCAACGCAGTCCACCGAGAACTGCAAAGGGAACAGAACATGGTGGTAAAAAGGTATAGAGTTGCTTACTGACTTGCCACGCAATATGGTTTCTAACAGTTGTTTGCAGCTGATTGTGACGGGTATGGCCCCTAAACCTAAACAAGACAGATTAGTAGTCTCAACAATTAATTGGCTATGGATTGTATGGAatcaataattaattaatactaaGTGATTTAATCTTGAAATAGTCTGAAACAACTCAGTTCTTGCTTCTTCATTTTTGTGTAAAGAGATGGGGAGTGGAAGGACACTAATATGATTGAATTATCTTGTCTAAAGTAAAGTATGACAAGCTGCTGAGTTCCACATGGAAATTGAATCACcagtttttcattttctatatTTGCCGTCCATTAATGGACtgtaaaaatagaaaatgaaaaactgGTGATTAAATGCTTAACTGCTAAATTTAGCAGTGCTCACCTCGCAACTTTCTTAAAATGCTGTATGTCAGAACTTTCAAAGACTGTTCATATGCAATGTACACATATgtggggggcgggtggggggatATTGCTCCAGATTATTAAAGGAGGACGTACTACGGTATCTACAGTAGATCTGTGCGGCATGTGAACCAGCCTGGATGTATACAGCTGGTTATAAATGCCtcatatatgatatacatatgTGTTATTTGTATATAAAGTTATTTCTGCCATGGTAGTCAACGATATGAATCTAACAATCCTTTTGGACATGAAAACTCAGGACTAAAATTTGGTATTATTTAGAAGGGCATTTATAAATGCTGTCTGAAGAATGTTATTACCCCAATTGGAGGATGTTGGGATGATGCATCAGacaatactgtatgttgaaCCTGTAGACTTTATACATAGCTTTTCTTCTAATTGTTAAGGTTGACACTAGAAAGCGGTCGAAAGCACCCAAAAGTAGAAGTGGCACCAGCAAGTCTCAAGTTTTAACAACAAGTCATCCACCTAACCATGATACCAGCTACCAAGATGAAGGTACAGTGATAGGGTTGCTCCAGTACCTTAGACATCTGCCAGGGTGCACAATGATGGTTGTCTGGTTAAACCCCATATTCCTCAGTATCATCTTAGAGCCCCTCCAGTGTTAATGGAATTAGCCAAGTTATACAGTGGCAAAGAGATCAAGTATGCCTTGTTGTAAGTTTGTTCAATGCTCAGTCTTAACTTCAAGTTCTGGACATGTCAGAATTCAATGGATCCAAGAAATGTTGATTTGTTTCTGAGCCCTCAAAGCTGAAGAAGTTTATATCCCCTGACAGGGAGAAATGTTACCATATAAATTTTTAAACCTATGTGAAGCCTCCCAACATTATTTCTGATCCGATTTCCCCCTACCGCGGTTTATTAAATTAAACCGCAAATTAGTCATTACCTTTGTGCTAAAAGTGGAACATGTGATTAGCTACTGTATCTCCATTGGTGCTAGTGTTCTGTTGATGCTTTCTTATGCTAAGATCCCTTTTCAAGGTTAGTCTTTAAACTTGACCACAGTAGTCAGGTTGACTTCAAACATAGAATCAGATTGATTGATAACCCTACACACTTTTCCCAAACAAACTTATTTTAAAGCGTTGAATTGGTACAGCATTGTGGTATTGTTGTAACATAATGTAATttgcatacagtactgtacttctatTGGTATTCAGTTtgtatttataatgaaacaaactgtgcaatatatatatatagcatatctaAATTCTAAAATGTTTCTGTTGACCTTCATAGTGGCTACCAAGGATATGCAGACCATCAGTGGTAGACAGTCTGCACAGAATTCTTCAGACTGTGAAAACATATCTCCGAAGACCAATTCAAGAGTCGGGAATCTAACAAGGTCTTTCAGGAAGTCAGCACATGAAAAAACAGAGTCTGTCAGAAAGAACCATTGTGACACTTCGGTGGTAACTAGTGACGACGCAATCCATCCTGCTAAAGttttgccaacaacaaagaaatcGAGACAAGGTGACAGTATTAAACGGGGAAATCCAGTGTCAATTCACCCTTCTCCGAGTGGAACCAAGGAAGTGTCAGTTTTGTCCAAGGATGAAGATGCTGCTCAAGCTGCGTTGTCTTCGCCTCTCGTAAGATCGAGGCGGCGAAGGACAACGCAGTCAGAGGTAGAAAATGAGTCAGGCCTTCCAGAACAGTTTCCAAATGGTGCCAGTGCTCAAATAGTCGGCAACAGTGCATCAAGAACATCAGTGCACGTCCAACGTGGAGACGAAGATCCATCGGAATCTGAGGATGAGAATGTACGGAGCGGACAAGATGACTATTCGGATGAAGATAGTGATGTGGATGCAGACGCTGGCACTGTAAATCCTCCAATAAAGGACATAAGTGAGGTCCATCTTAGGAGACTAGAGGGAATGTCTCCGCTAGATTTAAGAGACGGGGATAGAAGTGGTGTTATAAGAAGTAGACTTGACAGTGAGTCAGGAGTGATGGACAGTCTTGGAAGAGACGAGGTAGAAAATGAATCCTTAAACTCTGGCAAAGGCAAGAGATCTTCAAGTAAATCTGGTAGTCAAAGGAGTAGAAGTGTAAGATCGACCAGgaacacaaaaacaataaataaaactacGGGAAAGCccacaaaaaaaataagtaGAACATCTAAAGAACAAATAATTGAAGACGATGAAGAAGACTTTCAAACGTCATCTGTCTCTGAGGTCGCTGACCCTGATGCCGGGGATTTATCTCGGAGAGAAACAAGTCAAACCATCGACAAATTGGTAACGCCGGAAAAAGTATCGGAAAGGAAAGCGAACAGCAGTAGCAGCAGACGTTACAGGAAACAGACCAATTCAGAAATTGGATATGTCGACGAGGGTAGCGAAAGCCTCGAAGAAGGGGCCAATCAAGAAGAAGCTAAGAAATTGGCTAAGCTACAGAGAAAGCTCGGAGGAATGTCTCCTCTCGATAGAACTCTGGTAGGTACCGATGACtaagttatttttattttcgcACTGGCTTCTCGATATGAATCTTGTGCAAATCTAACCACAATGATTATGAAGATAATTCAGTCACCTctttgcaaaattgtgaaaGATGCTTGGTCTTCCTGACACTCCTATCTTCAAAATTGCAAGATGTCATTGGTTAATGTAGTGTGAGAGTTTTAGTCAGGTGAGATGTCATGTAACCTCTATATCAAACATCAAACGTGGATTATGTCTGAACTCTGACCATCCATGAAGAGCATAAAGAACTCTTTGTTTGAAATTTCTGATCATGATGTTACTTTAAAACTTGACTTATGAAAATAACTCATAATACTGATCACATTTGCTACCTTTATACTCTACAGGTACTACAGTATACTTCTCTATTAAATTTAACTTTTCAGTAGTCACCTGTCCTTTCATGTAAAAAGTGAAAGTCCaaagttttgacattttcctATCATATGAAGTGAAGGAAGAAATAAGCAAGCCTGTTGCATTTCAAGTTGGTATCCTGGATCCTCTGATAATCAATAGGAGAATCTACAGAATGGGTTCCCTTACTGGGGTGCAAGAACCCCCAGgaggtgcgtgagtccatcccaggggatTCGTGAGACATTTCTTAAAGTCAAagctagagtactttttgttgaactaaaatctgatatatcatataatttagtaatgtacaaaagtcatacCTATCTACAAactctacaatattacactatgaacttgaccTTTAACAAAGCactgttatactgtatgtacagtattatagtataataatgactccgATCGtatctcgaaaagttgggggttcgtgaaCAATTCTGTCTTCCACAGGGAGTTCGTGGGGGATCAAGTTAGGAAAACCCTGATCTACCATAGTACACATTGTATACTTGCAGACAGTACCACCTTTCAATTTCAAGTGACAATGCATTATAaatgtgcatatatatgcaCCTCACTTCAGGATGGATTATTTTCACATGTTAAaaatgttaattactaattgcAAAAACAATTGGAATAAGTGATAATGATGAAAGCTGCTAATGATTACTGtacaggatttttttttcattatactTCTGTTCAATTACCATTCATCAGGATTTACTGGCCAAGTCAAGAGCCCAACTTCGTTCTAATATGTCATCGTCATCCCCTTCTACGGTGACCAACTGGAAGGTCGCTGTCAAGCCGAACACCAACAAAGCGAAAGGCACAGAGAAAGGCAGTACCAGTGTTTCTAAGGCACATGGAAATAAGGTCAAATCCAGTCTAGTGAAAAAATCAAGGTCAGGCAAGGAGCTCAAGAAGAAAGCCATTGGGAATATGAAGACCATCACAACGCCCAAGATGGTTCTGGACTCTGATGTGGAGGTAGAGGAAACTGAGGATGAGGGACAGGTATTTTCCTCCGAGTCAGAAATGGGTAAGTAACAAAATGGTCAAATGTCATGGTCACCTCTGGTTTACATCATGCCGAAAAATACCCACACTTCTTACCCTTATAGACTGTTAATTTATACTACTGGCGTAGTATGGCAGCCTCCTGGTAGATTTTGGAGCTTACGAATAATGGTTGGTTGGTAATATTAACAACATCTAGGTTTTACAAACTAATTTGCAAGACGATTTGTATCAGACAAAGTTAGTAACTGAAAATTCAAACACAGTTTGAGAGAAGCACCACAAACTTCGAATTGCAGTTTGGCTCTCCTAACAATAGCCTACTTGTTTCTTCGCGCCTGTCGTTGCAGAGTGGAAAATCTATGTAGACCACATCTAGCTTGAATGTCAGTTCTGTCTCTTGGTAAAAATTGATGCAAatgcattttcatttttcaactcGATTGGTGGAAGGAAACtgaatatgcatgtatgtaattaACAAAACTGTACATTTTAAAGGAcccaaaacaatatatatatagattgtaATTGGTGTTTTTGTTGGAAATCCCATGAACATTGAATTTATGTTGGAACTTTTTGAACAGAAAGTGCTAGCATTATCAGTCTATTGTGTTATTTAGGGGAGAGCTAGGCTACACAGACAAACATAAGTGGCCCTCAAAAGTAGACTGTTGTTATTTTCATCGGGTAACCTGGCAAATTGACCACAATTAATTACGTTATTTATTCTGACATCACTTTAAGTCAATTGTTAAACTGCATCAAAGATGACtctttttttagttttcatgGTTTACAATTTTAGATAGAGTACATTGGTATAATAGGCGAATGTGGTTTAATTTTGTTCTCTTTGTTCCTCCATTGTTTCAGACTAATTATTTTGTTCTATTAGCACAGTCGAATGTGTTCTGTAGCTAATCTGTTCTTTTGTTTGCTTTCACAGGTGACGAGGCTATCCCACCAATCAGTACCGCAAAACGAAAAAGCTCAGATTTGTGCGACCTGGATATTCTGTTGAATTGTATACAAGAAGAAGGCAAAATATCCAGGTACTATGGGAAAttcaatttgaaacatttgcaACATGTATAGCGTTTTCCATGAAACCCTTGCAATGGGGATCCCAGCCACACCCTTAATCAAAAGAAAGCACATCATATCATTCCTGTCAAGTTCCGCAAAATGATAAGCTGCAGACTCTGAAAATCGCTGAGAATTCCTCTTGAGGAAGCTCTGATGGACACTTCTGGGCAAAAGTACCTGCACATTCCATAATTCACACATAGTGTGACATAATTCAAACTAACATATAATGGTTTGACATATATCATCATAAACAGCACATTTTAGAAACGAAATGTCGCCCACCCTTCGTTTTGGTGACTTGACACATGTCTGGTCGTCAACCAATCAGATTCAAGCTTCTTTGAGTTATTTTCAAATCAAATTCAATCAACTGAGTTTAAGCTTTGAGCGTCGTCACTAGAAATGTATTCAAGTCTCCAAAATGGAATACACTGGACTTATAGCAACGATTTGTCTTGTAAAATTTTGAAGACGAGATCTATGGGAGACATATACACAATTAGCACATAGATTGAGATATGTTACAGCACTATACAAAATACTTTGGAGATTCTGTAAACAGGATAGATCAGGTGTAGTAGGACCCAGAGCATTATCTATGGCACTGTTGAGACCGATATGACAGCCCCCTTTGAGAGACACTGAAGAACCCCAATCGGTTGCATGTTCTTATTCAAAGGTTAGAATATCTTGGTCCAATCTGTACATTTATGGCACGGGCAACAAGACCCAGTCATTTTTCATAAACAGGAAACCAAGTCACTTTTCAAACAAGTTTTAACGATTTTGCAAACTTTCTCCTAACTCCGCACTTTGAAGGCAAAAGATATTTTTAGTTTGTTGAATAGTTACTATAAATATAACATAGTTGATTCCTGGATAAAATCAGTGTAGATTAATACTTGTATATGAAAAATCTACCATTCCAAAACAACTCTTCATTTGGTGAAATGAGAgcgaaacaaaaacaaacaaatagagATGGGAAAGCATCTAAATACTGTTCCAATATTagtttttttgctttttcagttaaatctttttttttctcgggtGAAACCATAGGAACTACATTATTTGCTGtacattatttcttaaggcattttTTTTCCTCCTTTGTAGAAAtgacatgaaaaacaaaaggttgAAGACTGTTCATGACAAGATAATCAGTGACACTACAGACGATATTCTCGAATTGGTAAGATAACTTCCATCTTTGTGCTTCTGGAACCgagaggggtggtgggggttggggagaggaGGGATGAGAACAAATATATTTCTGTGATAAAGATAAGTCTTGTAGCATCTGTGGCTGCagtgttgtgttttttttgccATGCTCTGTGTAGCGTCTTACCATAATTATGACATGGAATGAATGCCAACCAGATTGAAAAGAAGCATGAAAGTGGCACGGTCCACGTAAATGTCAATATAGAGTAAAATGACAGTGGTCCAGTCTGGTCTCAAAATGGTCTCAAAGAGTAATATTAAATTGCAGTGGGACAGTCTTTGGCTGTCAgttaaaaatttaatatattataataatctaatctaatatgttattataatataatcTCTTTGATGGACAGATTTATgtaacagaagaaaaaaaaagcctaAAGAAATGAATCATAAATCTAATAAAATAAAGTCTAAAAAATACCAACAGCTATATATAGAGGAATAATTTCTTCCTGCGAGTTGTGGAGGTGAGGATGAGggttggtgggggtggggggggggaggtaaaaGAGGGAAGAAAGGCAAAGACTATGGGTGTTGAGGAATGGTATGGTAACACCTTTAAAGAATCTTGAAGAATCTTTTTACAGCATCACCTGTTCTTCAATATCATAATCTAATAAAATAAAGTCTAAAAAATAACCACCAGCTATGTACAGAGGAATAATTTCTTCCTGCGAGTTTGGGAGGTGGGGATGAGGGTTTGGGAGGGAGGTACAAGAGATAGCAAGGCAAAGGCGTTGGGTGTTGAGGAATGGTATTGTAACACCTTTAAAGAATCTTGCAGAATCTTTCATTATTCTTTCTACAGCATCATGTGTTCTGCAACTTCATCTGTGTACAAAACCTGCATAAACTTACATGATTTTGGATAATTTGTGTACACAGTATGACACAAAATGAATAGCTACTGTATGCAAACTAatcaaaagtaaaaaacaaaaataataattaacgTTAAGCTTGAAACCGCTGAAAGTCCATTTATAAGGGCACTGGTCTAATCAGGGAAGTGAGAAAATAAGGCTGTTTTATTGCTGTACTCAAAAGTTATTGACATGTAACTTGTTATTACAAAAACTTCAGCATATCTGAACATTGTCATTTTTtgaatgaaattattttaacttttcttttttgttttttccttggaTAGCTTGAATTAAAGGTTCAACTGAAACGTATCATCCTCTCGGAAAAGAAAACCCAAACGGAAGTAACGAAGAAGAGAAAAGAGTTATTGGAGCTCCAGCAACATCAGAGAAGGTTGGTGTCACATGAATCGTCAATAGCACACACCATTGTCATCTTATATATTGTCTTCTTCAGTCTTTAGTCCTCTTCTTTAACTCTCTACAGAGGATGCTCAATGCTCTGATTTATTcaacccctccctctctctccccccaccccatgtATTCATATTGAGCTTGAACAATAGCAACTAAGCCCATTTCATAATTCCGTCATCAGATGTATTGTATTCATCAATGTACTGTCAAGAAGACAAATCAGTGGACCAAATACTAATACTGATCAGCTTTAGACCAATGAATGAGACAAGTTTTGAGAAGCTATGATTGGCTGATTTTGAATTGTGCAGCTTCAagttaagcccgggtcacatctgcgcgatccaacacgcgattcaactcgcaactaaaatcacgcgcattagaaaagttgcttctgagaagttgcgctgattaggacattgctctattgcaaatcaacccatATCaacggcgcaacttttattgcgcaacaagttgatacccgtgtctaactacgcgattcaaccttcaattgtattgcgagttgaatggTGTGTTGAAtagcgcagatgtgacccgggctttatTCAACTCaattaaattcaaatttatttcttatgTTATCATACAGAAAAAAGACATAACACACAGGAACATTGGAGTGGCTCACATTGTGCTTCTTCCCCAGCATCTTGGTGATGCTACTTAATATGGTGACTTCAGGCAAAACTTGTgtcttgatatatcatagtcCAAGAAGATAAGAACAATATGATTTATCATAGTCAAAGAAGATAAGAACAATATGAGTTTTAGTAATACATCTACAGCTATTTCAATTGTCATGTTATTCACCATTGAAATGTACTAAATGTCCGGTAATGCTCCTGTTATAGTCCTGAAATGAGGATGGCTGTTTGTCACGGGTTACGTAAGGCGGTGGACAGGAAATGAAGACAATAATGGCTCGGTTGTAGAGTTTGGGACAGTTGTTGAGCAACTCCCGGTTCTTCAGTTGGCAGCAAAACATGTGGGAACATGAACTTACCCTGGGCAGTAACACACGTTTGGGAACACTAAGTTATCCTGGGCTGTAACACACGTTTGGGAACAAGAAGTTACCTGATGGGCTATAACAAACGTTTGGGAACAAAAAGTTACCCTGAGCTATAACACACATTTGGTAAGTTACCCTGTGGACACATGTGGGAACACCCAGTAACCCAACTTTCAGTACAGAAAAATATCCAGGAACACACAGTAGCCACCTTTTACTAAATTCAGGCAGGAAACACACAGTATAACTGCACGGTACGTAGGAGTGTGTCGTCACTATTGCATCGACATAATAATAATGGGCCACGCCACAATTGCTGCTACTGTTTTTTATATTAGCCCGCATCATCTCAGGCAAACATTCCATCCAAACA harbors:
- the LOC139968982 gene encoding uncharacterized protein, with translation MDNSKQQLLMIPDRAGVKKYLRAGSKRTTKVRAFHISYDKINQRSPPRTAKGTEHGGKKVDTRKRSKAPKSRSGTSKSQVLTTSHPPNHDTSYQDEVATKDMQTISGRQSAQNSSDCENISPKTNSRVGNLTRSFRKSAHEKTESVRKNHCDTSVVTSDDAIHPAKVLPTTKKSRQGDSIKRGNPVSIHPSPSGTKEVSVLSKDEDAAQAALSSPLVRSRRRRTTQSEVENESGLPEQFPNGASAQIVGNSASRTSVHVQRGDEDPSESEDENVRSGQDDYSDEDSDVDADAGTVNPPIKDISEVHLRRLEGMSPLDLRDGDRSGVIRSRLDSESGVMDSLGRDEVENESLNSGKGKRSSSKSGSQRSRSVRSTRNTKTINKTTGKPTKKISRTSKEQIIEDDEEDFQTSSVSEVADPDAGDLSRRETSQTIDKLVTPEKVSERKANSSSSRRYRKQTNSEIGYVDEGSESLEEGANQEEAKKLAKLQRKLGGMSPLDRTLDLLAKSRAQLRSNMSSSSPSTVTNWKVAVKPNTNKAKGTEKGSTSVSKAHGNKVKSSLVKKSRSGKELKKKAIGNMKTITTPKMVLDSDVEVEETEDEGQVFSSESEMGDEAIPPISTAKRKSSDLCDLDILLNCIQEEGKISRNDMKNKRLKTVHDKIISDTTDDILELLELKVQLKRIILSEKKTQTEVTKKRKELLELQQHQRSLHGRISDVKKMKESATNDNANEEEIEEFLNSLGNLYKEDASSMSCGGN